The following are from one region of the Capsicum annuum cultivar UCD-10X-F1 chromosome 1, UCD10Xv1.1, whole genome shotgun sequence genome:
- the LOC107843457 gene encoding beta-hexosaminidase 2 precursor (The RefSeq protein has 1 substitution, 2 frameshifts compared to this genomic sequence), with amino-acid sequence MRGDTTFPFILSLFVIFITQTIATNYPINVWPKPTTFNWPNPKIHLPLPNFTISHPTHRYLTPTVYRYRRLILSEHYRHIITPSINLTSSTPLQHLIISVSDVTSPLSHGVNESYSLSTPNGSSAAYITAGTVWGAMRGLETFSQLVYGNPTRVAAGVYISDLPIFTHRGVMLDTSRNFYGVDDLLRLIKAMSMNKLNVFHWHITDSHSFPLVVPSEPELAGKGAYGNEMMYSPADVEKIVEFGMEHGVRVLPEIDMPAHTGSWAEAYPEIITCANMFWWPAGNSPALAAEPGTGQLNPLIPKTYEVVKNVIHDTIAMFPDSLFHGGADEINSACWNTDPSIQTFVASNGTQSQLLEMFINNTLPEILSLNRTVVYWEDVILSANVKVDPSLLSPQHVIMQTWNNGPSNTKQLVTSGYRVIVSSADYYYLDCGHGSFVGNDSRYDQPPGTDQGNGGSWCGPFKTWETIYNYDITYGLTDKEAQLVIGGEVALWSEQADSTVMDSRIWPRASAMAETLWSGNCDETGMKRYAEATDRLTEWRYRMVARGIGAEPIQPLWCVKNSGMCNTVHSFTS; translated from the exons ATGAGAGGAGACACAACATTCCCATTCATTCTTTCACTATTCGTTATCTTCATTACTCAAACAATAGCTACAAATTACCCAATTAATGTCTGGCCCAAGCCCACAACATTCAATTGGCCCAACCCAA TCCATCTTCCTCTCCCC AACTTCACCATCTCCCACCCGACCCACCGTTACCTAACTCCCACCGTTTACCGGTACCGCCGTCTCATCCTCTCCGAGCACTACCGCCACATCATCACTCCGTCGATCAACCTGACGTCATCAACTCCGTTACAACACCTCATCATCTCCGTCTCCGACGTCACTTCACCGTTATCTCACGGCGTCAACGAATCCTACTCTCTCTCCACGCCTAACGGTTCTTCCGCCGCCTACATAACTGCCGGTACCGTATGGGGAGCCATGAGAGGACTCGAGACATTCTCACAGCTCGTGTACGGAAACCCTACTCGAGTCGCCGCAGGCGTGTACATATCCGATCTGCCGATTTTCACTCACCGTGGTGTGATGTTGGACACTTCGAGAAACTTCTACGGAGTAGATGATTTGTTGAGGCTTATCAAAGCTATGAGTATGAACAAGCTGAATGTTTTTCACTGGCACATAACTGATTCACATTCGTTTCCGCTTGTGGTTCCATCGGAGCCGGAGCTTGCCGGAAAAGGAGCATACGGCAATGAGATGATGTACTCGCCGGCGGATGTGGAGAAGATTGTGGAATTTGGAATGGAACATGGAGTTAGGGTTTTACCTGAGATTGATATGCCCG CACATACGGGATCATGGGCTGAAGCTTACCCTGAGATTATCACTTGTGCAAATATGTTCTGGTGGCCTGCTGGAAATAGTCCAGCTCTTGCAGCTGAACCAGGCACTGGTCAACTGAACCCTTTGATTCCCAAAACCTATGAAGTAGTCAAGAATGTCATCCACGATACCATCGCCATGTTTCCAGATTCCCTCTTTCACGGGGGAGCAGATGAGATCAATTCAGCATGTTGGAATACTGATCCATCAATCCAAACGTTTGTTGCTAGCAATGGAACTCAGAGTCAGCTACTCGAAATGTTTATCAATAATACCTTACCTGAAATCCTCTCACTCAACCGTACTGTGGTCTACTGGGAGGATGTTATATTGAGTGCTAATGTGAAGGTGGATCCATCTCTGCTTTCGCCACAACATGTTATCATGCAAACTTGGAATAATGGACCAAGCAATACAAAGCAGCTCGTCACTTCTGGGTACCGTGTCATTGTGTCATCTGCAGATTACTATTACTTGGATTGTGGCCATGGGAGTTTCGTTGGAAATGACAGCCGCTATGACCAGCCCCCAGGTACTGACCAAGGCAATGGTGGATCCTGGTGTGGACCTTTCAAGACCTGGGAAACCATTTACAACTATGATATAACCTATGGTCTGACTGATAAGGAGGCTCAATTGGTAATCGGAGGGGAAGTAGCATTATGGTCCGAACAAGCTGATTCAACTGTTATGGACTCACGAATTTGGCCTAGAGCATCAGCAATGGCAGAGACATTGTGGTCAGGGAATTGCGATGAAACAGGAATGAAGAGATATGCAGAGGCTACTGATCGACTGACTGAATGGAGGTACAGAATGGTTGCTAGGGGAATAGGTGCTGAACCTATTCAACCACTTTGGTGTGTCAAAAACTCAGGAATGTGTAACACGGTTCATCCATTTACTAGCTGA